In Gemmata obscuriglobus, a single genomic region encodes these proteins:
- a CDS encoding ABC transporter ATP-binding protein — MPAIVRIVDLVKNYYMGTQTLNVLKGLNLAFDEGDFVALMGPSGSGKSTLLNVLGCLDRLSSGHYYLGDVDVSEMDDDQLSEVRSTYLGFIFQSYNLLPQYTVVENIELPLLYQGIKLDERTKARCVALAELVGLGDRLDHKPLQLSGGQQQRVAVARSLVNDPHLILGDEPTGNLDTKTSIEIMQMLRELNRAGKTIIMVTHENDIAEWARRVVRLRDGRVESDVRNDTRTIVEMDR, encoded by the coding sequence ATGCCTGCCATCGTTCGCATCGTCGATCTAGTCAAGAATTACTACATGGGGACCCAGACCCTCAACGTGCTCAAGGGGTTGAACCTCGCGTTCGACGAGGGCGACTTCGTCGCCCTCATGGGGCCGTCCGGGTCGGGCAAGTCCACGCTGCTGAACGTGCTCGGGTGCCTGGACCGGCTGAGCAGCGGGCACTACTACCTCGGCGACGTGGACGTGTCCGAGATGGACGACGATCAGCTCTCCGAGGTGCGGAGCACCTACCTCGGGTTCATTTTCCAGTCGTACAACCTGCTCCCGCAGTACACGGTGGTCGAGAACATCGAACTGCCGCTCCTGTACCAGGGCATCAAACTCGACGAGCGGACGAAGGCGCGGTGCGTGGCCCTCGCCGAACTGGTCGGGCTCGGAGACCGTCTAGACCACAAGCCGCTCCAGTTATCCGGCGGTCAGCAGCAGCGCGTGGCGGTGGCGCGGAGCCTCGTGAACGACCCGCACCTGATTCTGGGCGACGAGCCGACCGGGAACCTCGACACGAAGACCAGCATCGAGATCATGCAGATGCTGCGGGAACTGAACCGGGCGGGCAAAACGATCATCATGGTTACGCACGAGAACGACATCGCCGAGTGGGCGCGCCGGGTGGTGCGGCTGCGCGACGGGCGGGTCGAATCCGACGTGCGGAACGACACCCGCACCATCGTCGAGATGGACCGCTGA
- a CDS encoding TolC family protein — protein sequence MHGSARCLPYIAGFALLALIATPGCSRFHYRERADKDVAGVISQKNIFPDWQVKKDWHVYPDPRSRFADNSNPDRPPYPPDDFAARVLSPHPQRPTKKSGVGRVDGDGYVAMLEQWDAENRAGEPPPPARGVAEQSPGSAPTVKKDGGTTSQWPTTPGARPVERTVAQKPAPRAEADGAKPAPDRPAVRHSLPPGFPGASPVEPPAAVAKQPATSSGTAKVAPNAPAKPGEFGPWTAANRTTPTPNTEPGRAKLAPPTVVVVSGKDEPSGVAVPAVGRAPVVVPDPVSAPDVAPAQPLPLPVPETKPPETKLPDPKPSETKPSGESPLGAMSDLYPPVLATGDPASDYLKALESAQSGYRIKLDQAVELGLFNAREYQDRREDLYLSALPVTLERFNFAAQAFFTEQVVRRSTGRELGGGERWNMSTTAGFNKLFPTGALLAVQLANQVVIDLSGDRPQTSISNLTLSLAQPFLRGGGFAVTLEGLTQAERTLLYAMRSYARFRKIFYVAIAGGGGYTNNPYGLQGLSTNLGRGIGGNLTAPSTGFMPLLYQSAVISNQRKNVTALERLLRLYQAFREGGQQSDLQVGQVEVQLLSSRGQLLGQVGGVAAGGGGGGGSGIRGYLDALDNYKLQLGLPVTVALDLDDTPLRPIRQQLGRFEEVYAQVQQVELEAAKYDPAVPVAQFRGRWRALLTESPLAKGTAFAKSIGERFDSWAPAKLNDDQAATRLALLREERRKLLDARAALLAKGQPEPPADTRRVALLEDEIDLGEFDRLVRVYESQPWTKFTGPARAAAQAGAFRDVFSAFYLLILEARNDRLVLVRNQWPELPPLPIGAGQEGSTDALAAPLDEAYTAAIRAALSNRLDLMNARAQVVDSWRQIAIQANSLQGVFDVRYDLTSSTPAGRNNGLAFSADRSDHRLTFNAELPLIRRAERNNYRAALVSYQRSRRTLMAFEDNITNDVRSDLRDLRTFAQLYRIQQRVVELGYSQVDNAQAILLAPPAPGAGNDAGSAAALTQQVLDAQSRLVAGQNSLYQIWVAYQTSRMQLYLDLEQMTLDDRGVWIDEFFNRADSSRRSPEPAGDRPRQPVGEQLPAPRPFGR from the coding sequence ATGCACGGATCAGCACGCTGCCTGCCCTACATCGCCGGGTTCGCTCTCCTCGCCCTCATTGCGACACCGGGCTGCTCGCGATTTCATTATCGCGAGCGGGCCGACAAGGATGTCGCCGGGGTGATCTCTCAAAAGAACATCTTCCCCGACTGGCAGGTGAAGAAGGATTGGCACGTGTACCCCGACCCGCGGTCGCGGTTCGCGGACAACTCCAATCCGGACCGCCCGCCGTACCCGCCGGACGACTTCGCGGCCCGCGTCCTGTCCCCCCATCCGCAGCGCCCCACGAAGAAGTCCGGGGTCGGGCGGGTGGACGGGGACGGGTACGTGGCGATGCTCGAGCAGTGGGACGCAGAGAACCGCGCCGGAGAACCGCCACCACCGGCACGCGGGGTCGCGGAGCAGAGCCCCGGTTCGGCTCCGACGGTGAAGAAGGACGGGGGGACAACCTCTCAGTGGCCGACCACGCCAGGGGCGCGGCCCGTAGAACGCACCGTGGCACAAAAGCCCGCCCCCCGGGCGGAAGCTGACGGAGCGAAACCGGCCCCCGACCGCCCCGCCGTGCGCCACAGCTTGCCGCCCGGTTTCCCCGGTGCGAGCCCGGTCGAGCCGCCCGCGGCGGTCGCGAAACAACCGGCGACCTCGTCGGGCACTGCCAAGGTCGCGCCGAACGCTCCCGCCAAGCCGGGCGAGTTCGGTCCGTGGACAGCAGCGAACCGCACGACGCCCACGCCGAATACGGAGCCGGGGCGCGCCAAGCTGGCGCCGCCGACCGTGGTCGTCGTTTCGGGCAAGGACGAGCCGAGTGGTGTTGCGGTTCCTGCGGTCGGTCGCGCGCCCGTCGTGGTGCCGGATCCGGTTTCGGCGCCCGACGTTGCCCCGGCGCAGCCGCTCCCGCTCCCCGTTCCGGAGACGAAACCACCCGAAACAAAGCTGCCCGACCCGAAGCCGTCTGAGACGAAGCCGTCGGGCGAGAGCCCGCTCGGGGCGATGTCCGACCTGTACCCGCCGGTGCTCGCCACCGGCGACCCTGCGTCGGACTACCTTAAAGCGCTGGAGTCCGCACAATCCGGGTACCGCATCAAGCTCGATCAGGCCGTCGAGCTTGGGCTGTTCAACGCCCGCGAGTACCAGGACCGGCGCGAGGACCTGTACCTGAGTGCGTTGCCGGTCACGCTGGAGCGGTTCAATTTCGCGGCGCAAGCGTTCTTCACCGAGCAAGTGGTTCGCCGGTCCACCGGGCGCGAACTGGGGGGCGGCGAGCGCTGGAACATGAGCACCACGGCGGGCTTCAACAAACTGTTCCCGACCGGGGCACTGCTCGCCGTACAACTCGCAAACCAGGTGGTCATCGACCTGTCCGGCGACCGGCCGCAGACCAGCATCAGCAACCTGACGCTGAGCCTGGCGCAGCCGTTCCTCCGCGGCGGCGGGTTCGCCGTCACGCTCGAAGGGCTGACGCAGGCGGAGCGCACGCTGCTGTACGCGATGCGCTCGTACGCGCGGTTCCGGAAGATCTTCTACGTGGCGATCGCGGGCGGCGGCGGGTACACGAACAACCCGTACGGGCTCCAGGGGCTGTCGACGAACCTGGGGCGCGGCATCGGCGGCAACCTCACCGCCCCGAGCACCGGGTTCATGCCGCTGCTGTACCAGTCGGCGGTCATCAGCAACCAGCGCAAGAACGTGACCGCGCTGGAGCGGCTGTTGCGCCTGTACCAGGCGTTCCGCGAGGGCGGGCAGCAGTCCGACCTCCAGGTGGGGCAGGTGGAAGTGCAGTTGCTCAGCAGCCGCGGCCAGCTCCTCGGGCAGGTCGGGGGCGTGGCGGCGGGCGGCGGGGGCGGCGGGGGGAGCGGGATCCGCGGGTACCTCGACGCGCTCGACAACTACAAGCTCCAGCTCGGGCTGCCGGTGACCGTCGCGCTGGACCTCGACGACACGCCGCTGCGGCCGATCCGGCAGCAGCTCGGTCGGTTCGAGGAGGTGTACGCGCAGGTGCAGCAGGTGGAACTGGAGGCCGCGAAGTACGACCCGGCGGTGCCGGTGGCGCAGTTCCGCGGCCGGTGGCGCGCCCTGCTCACGGAGTCGCCGCTGGCAAAGGGCACCGCGTTCGCGAAGAGCATCGGGGAGCGGTTCGACTCGTGGGCGCCGGCCAAACTGAACGACGACCAGGCCGCCACCCGACTGGCCCTGCTCCGGGAGGAGCGGCGGAAGCTGCTCGACGCCCGCGCCGCGCTGCTCGCGAAGGGCCAGCCGGAGCCGCCCGCCGACACCCGCCGCGTCGCGCTGCTGGAGGACGAGATCGACCTGGGCGAGTTCGACCGGCTGGTGCGGGTGTACGAGTCGCAGCCGTGGACCAAGTTCACCGGCCCGGCCCGTGCGGCGGCCCAGGCCGGCGCGTTCCGGGACGTGTTCAGCGCGTTCTACCTGCTCATCCTGGAGGCCCGCAACGACCGGCTGGTGCTGGTCCGGAACCAGTGGCCCGAGCTGCCGCCGCTCCCCATCGGGGCGGGCCAGGAGGGGAGCACCGACGCGCTGGCGGCCCCGCTGGATGAGGCGTACACGGCCGCGATCCGGGCGGCCCTGTCGAACCGGCTCGACCTGATGAACGCCCGGGCACAGGTGGTGGACTCGTGGCGCCAGATCGCAATTCAGGCAAATTCGTTGCAGGGGGTCTTCGACGTCCGGTATGATTTAACGAGCAGCACCCCGGCCGGTCGGAACAATGGTCTCGCGTTTTCCGCCGACCGGAGCGACCACCGACTGACTTTTAACGCGGAACTGCCTCTAATTCGCCGCGCCGAGCGTAATAATTACCGTGCCGCACTGGTCTCCTACCAGCGCTCGCGCCGCACGCTGATGGCGTTCGAGGACAACATCACCAACGACGTGCGCAGCGACCTCCGGGATTTGCGAACCTTCGCTCAGTTGTACCGCATCCAACAGCGGGTCGTGGAACTCGGGTACTCGCAGGTGGACAACGCCCAGGCGATCCTGCTCGCGCCCCCGGCGCCCGGGGCCGGGAACGACGCGGGCAGCGCCGCCGCCCTCACCCAGCAGGTGCTCGACGCCCAGAGCCGGCTGGTGGCCGGGCAGAACTCGCTGTACCAGATTTGGGTCGCCTACCAGACCAGCCGGATGCAGCTGTACCTCGACCTCGAACAGATGACCCTCGACGACCGCGGGGTGTGGATCGATGAGTTCTTCAACCGAGCCGACAGTTCCCGTCGTTCACCCGAGCCCGCCGGCGACCGCCCCCGGCAGCCCGTCGGTGAACAGCTTCCTGCCCCCCGGCCATTCGGACGGTAA
- a CDS encoding DUF4351 domain-containing protein — protein sequence MSLPYDATTKELIETDPAGWVAFLGGAVRASAVGLIDADLSTVTTAADKVIRVDEPFRWLLHLDIQTGPSADLERRVFRYNALLTARHGVPVASAVVLLRRKGNIAWLSGHMPVAPPVGPSWAFRYQVVRVWERPASEFLTGPLGLLPPAPLAGVSEGDLPSVVRGMKARIDEQVDPPLAAKLWGASYVLMGLAFEQPLIDAVCVGVMQMEESVTYQAILRRGLQDGLQQGLQQGLQQGLQQGSLNEARKVILRQGVKKFGSPTVTHEAALNALSDLARLDALAEKLLDVSTWDELLAGA from the coding sequence ATGAGCTTACCCTACGACGCGACGACCAAGGAGCTGATCGAAACGGACCCGGCGGGTTGGGTCGCGTTCCTTGGCGGGGCCGTCCGGGCGTCCGCGGTGGGGCTGATCGACGCGGACCTCTCCACGGTCACCACGGCCGCGGACAAGGTGATCCGGGTGGACGAACCGTTCCGATGGCTGCTGCACCTGGACATTCAGACCGGACCGAGCGCGGACCTCGAGCGCCGGGTGTTCCGCTACAACGCGCTGCTGACCGCCCGGCATGGGGTGCCGGTGGCGTCCGCAGTGGTGCTGCTTCGGCGGAAGGGTAACATAGCGTGGCTGAGCGGGCACATGCCGGTTGCCCCGCCGGTCGGGCCGAGTTGGGCGTTCCGGTACCAGGTGGTGCGGGTGTGGGAGCGGCCGGCGTCTGAGTTCCTGACCGGGCCGCTCGGGTTGCTCCCGCCCGCCCCGCTGGCCGGAGTGAGCGAGGGTGATCTGCCGTCCGTGGTGCGTGGCATGAAGGCCCGAATTGACGAGCAGGTGGACCCTCCGCTGGCCGCAAAACTGTGGGGCGCGAGTTACGTGCTGATGGGACTCGCGTTCGAGCAACCGCTGATCGATGCCGTGTGCGTAGGGGTGATGCAGATGGAAGAATCCGTGACGTACCAGGCGATCCTCCGACGCGGGCTGCAAGACGGCCTTCAGCAGGGCTTGCAGCAGGGCTTGCAGCAGGGCTTGCAGCAGGGCTCGTTGAATGAAGCACGCAAGGTGATACTCCGCCAGGGGGTCAAAAAGTTCGGTTCGCCGACGGTGACACACGAGGCCGCTCTCAATGCGCTGTCGGACCTCGCGCGGCTCGACGCGCTGGCCGAAAAATTGCTCGACGTCAGCACCTGGGACGAACTCCTCGCCGGGGCGTGA
- a CDS encoding CobW family GTP-binding protein has translation MPATATDRVPVTVLTGFLGAGKTTLLNHILTAQHGKRIAVIENEFGEIGVDQDLVINSEEEIFEMNNGCICCTVRGDLIRILGNLMKRRDKFDYILIETTGMADPGPVAQTFFMDDEVKAKTAIDGIVTLVDSKHVLLHWDSHEVQEQIAFADVILLNKTDLVTPPELDKLEKLIRKMNASAKIHRTTNAKTDLDNVLNVRGFDLDRILEHEPDFLKNGGHSHDHDHEHDDKDHSHCDHEHGKCEHDHDHKHEHKTHALGVMKEEEHDHVHDSSVTSVGITLAGDLDVKKLNKWMMELLQEKGPDIFRMKGVLSIKNDPNRFVFQGVHMLFDGRPDKPWGKTPRSNKLIFIGRNLDRGALTEGFKSCLA, from the coding sequence ATGCCAGCAACCGCGACCGACCGCGTTCCGGTCACCGTACTCACCGGCTTCCTCGGCGCCGGGAAGACCACGCTGCTGAACCACATCCTCACGGCGCAACACGGCAAGCGGATCGCGGTCATCGAGAACGAGTTCGGGGAGATCGGCGTCGACCAGGACCTGGTCATCAACTCGGAAGAAGAAATCTTCGAGATGAACAACGGGTGCATCTGCTGCACCGTTCGCGGCGACCTGATCCGCATCCTCGGCAACCTGATGAAGCGCCGGGACAAGTTCGACTACATCCTCATCGAGACGACCGGGATGGCCGACCCCGGGCCGGTCGCGCAGACGTTCTTCATGGACGACGAGGTGAAGGCCAAGACCGCCATCGACGGCATCGTGACGCTGGTGGACTCGAAGCACGTCCTGCTGCACTGGGACTCGCACGAGGTACAGGAGCAGATCGCGTTCGCGGACGTGATCCTGCTCAACAAGACCGACCTCGTGACGCCGCCGGAACTGGACAAGCTCGAAAAGCTGATCCGGAAGATGAACGCGAGCGCGAAGATCCACCGCACCACCAACGCGAAGACCGACCTCGACAACGTGCTCAACGTCCGCGGGTTCGACCTCGACCGCATCTTGGAGCACGAACCGGACTTCCTGAAGAACGGCGGCCACTCGCACGATCACGATCACGAGCACGACGACAAGGATCACTCCCACTGCGATCACGAGCACGGTAAGTGCGAGCATGACCACGATCACAAGCATGAGCACAAGACGCACGCGCTCGGGGTGATGAAAGAAGAGGAGCACGACCACGTTCACGACTCGTCGGTGACGAGCGTGGGCATCACGCTGGCCGGCGACCTCGACGTCAAGAAGCTGAACAAGTGGATGATGGAACTGCTCCAGGAGAAGGGGCCGGACATCTTCCGCATGAAGGGCGTGCTGAGCATCAAGAACGACCCGAACCGGTTCGTGTTCCAGGGCGTTCACATGCTGTTCGACGGCCGCCCGGACAAGCCGTGGGGCAAGACGCCGCGGTCCAATAAGCTCATTTTCATCGGCCGCAACCTCGACCGCGGCGCCCTCACCGAGGGCTTCAAGAGCTGCCTGGCGTAG
- a CDS encoding WD40 repeat domain-containing protein encodes MARINIFGGAKAENRLRPVWQAPTPDHVVGLTWSPDGAKLAAATVSGPVVVFDAHTGKPLHELKGNGFGTAAIAWQPGGSLLASVGQDKVVRLWDTATGVEVKALDAGAAWAEKVAWHPQGQFLAAAAGKKARVWSAGGELVRELSAQAGTVMDLKWRPGTNHITLLAYGAAATYDPFAGLEPVKLLSWKGSPLAMAWSPDGKILAHGNQDSTVHFWYFDASHDLQMWGYKTKVRELAWDFSSRYLATGGGPVVCIWDCQGGPKGPEGTKPTMLPGHDENSSLTVLAYQHRGFLLASAGSDGKVMLWQPTNRRGAQVGEFAFPGVTEASALAWSLDDKSLAAGSGAGTVAVFRAG; translated from the coding sequence ATGGCTCGCATCAACATCTTTGGCGGCGCGAAGGCCGAGAACCGACTCCGCCCGGTGTGGCAGGCGCCGACGCCGGACCACGTCGTCGGGCTGACCTGGTCCCCGGACGGGGCCAAGCTCGCCGCCGCAACGGTCAGCGGGCCGGTCGTCGTGTTCGACGCGCACACCGGTAAGCCGCTGCACGAGCTGAAGGGGAACGGGTTCGGTACCGCGGCGATCGCGTGGCAGCCCGGGGGGAGCCTGCTCGCCTCGGTCGGGCAAGACAAGGTCGTGCGCCTCTGGGACACCGCAACCGGCGTGGAAGTTAAAGCGCTCGACGCCGGCGCGGCGTGGGCCGAGAAGGTGGCGTGGCACCCGCAGGGGCAGTTCCTCGCCGCCGCGGCCGGCAAGAAAGCGCGTGTCTGGTCCGCGGGCGGTGAGCTGGTGCGGGAACTGTCCGCGCAGGCCGGTACCGTGATGGACCTGAAGTGGCGGCCCGGCACCAACCACATCACGCTCCTCGCATACGGTGCGGCGGCTACCTACGACCCGTTTGCCGGGCTCGAACCGGTAAAGTTGCTCTCCTGGAAGGGTTCTCCCCTCGCGATGGCGTGGAGCCCGGACGGCAAGATCCTGGCCCACGGGAACCAGGACTCGACGGTTCACTTTTGGTACTTCGACGCGTCACACGATTTGCAGATGTGGGGCTACAAGACCAAGGTGCGCGAGCTGGCGTGGGACTTCAGCTCGCGGTACCTCGCGACCGGCGGCGGTCCCGTCGTGTGCATCTGGGACTGCCAGGGCGGGCCGAAGGGGCCGGAGGGCACCAAGCCGACGATGTTGCCCGGGCACGACGAGAATTCGAGCCTGACTGTGCTGGCATACCAGCACCGCGGCTTCCTGCTGGCGTCCGCGGGGAGCGACGGGAAGGTAATGCTGTGGCAACCGACAAACCGCCGCGGCGCCCAGGTCGGCGAGTTCGCGTTCCCCGGAGTGACGGAGGCGTCCGCATTGGCGTGGTCGCTCGACGACAAGTCGCTGGCTGCGGGGAGCGGGGCGGGAACGGTTGCGGTCTTCCGGGCCGGTTGA
- a CDS encoding ABC transporter permease, with protein MFGYDFSLLQLVGLGAAALVVATVLFFVFGGAAAAWVLARVPLASNTAKLKRSVSLAMKSLWLHKLRSVLSVLGIIIGTCSVISLMSFGEGSMQDALDDIKRQGATNIIVRSTKPPDDSATAAKGFVTSYGLVRDDLERFSTLTTDGAVARIVPMRVFPSEARYLDRLVNARVIGTTPDYQAVNKLEMSRGRFLVENDDSDLENYCVLGAEAADRLFPYEDPLGQTVGMRSHFFVVVGVLRDRMPTGGSGGSQAAEDYNRDIYIPIRTSKRRFGEIISVRTAGARMNEKVEYSQITLTVDAEVDTPAGRAKVQAVGNEIKGMLDRKHPKKDYSVTVPLDKLEEAERAQSRFTMLMGVIAFISLFVGGIGIMNIMLATVTERTREIGIRRALGAKRKDIVLQFLVEAVVQTTIGGLLGAAIGVLSVYCVPAAWELVRSTAWFASEVRLPAKLHVLSIFLSVGVSILVGMVFGLYPAWRAAKLDPIEALRHV; from the coding sequence ATGTTCGGTTACGATTTCTCGCTGCTGCAACTCGTCGGCCTCGGTGCGGCGGCGCTGGTTGTGGCCACCGTACTGTTTTTCGTGTTCGGCGGCGCGGCGGCGGCCTGGGTGCTCGCGCGCGTTCCGCTCGCCAGCAACACCGCGAAGCTCAAGCGGAGCGTCTCACTGGCGATGAAGAGCCTGTGGCTGCACAAGCTCCGCTCCGTGCTGTCGGTGCTCGGCATCATCATCGGGACGTGCTCGGTCATCTCGCTGATGTCGTTCGGCGAGGGGTCCATGCAGGACGCGCTCGACGACATCAAGCGCCAGGGCGCCACCAACATCATCGTCCGCAGCACCAAGCCGCCGGACGACTCGGCGACCGCCGCGAAAGGGTTCGTCACCAGTTACGGCCTGGTGCGCGACGACCTCGAGCGGTTCAGCACGCTCACGACCGATGGGGCGGTGGCGCGGATTGTTCCCATGCGGGTGTTCCCGAGCGAGGCGCGGTATTTGGACCGGCTCGTGAACGCCCGCGTCATCGGGACGACGCCCGACTACCAGGCGGTGAACAAGCTCGAAATGTCCCGCGGCCGGTTCCTGGTCGAGAACGACGACAGCGACCTCGAAAACTACTGCGTGCTCGGGGCCGAGGCGGCGGACCGGCTGTTCCCCTACGAGGACCCGCTCGGACAGACGGTCGGGATGCGGAGCCACTTTTTCGTCGTCGTGGGTGTACTGAGGGACCGGATGCCGACCGGCGGCTCCGGCGGCAGCCAGGCGGCCGAGGACTACAACCGCGACATCTACATCCCGATCCGCACCAGCAAACGGCGGTTCGGCGAGATCATCTCGGTCCGCACCGCCGGGGCGCGGATGAACGAGAAGGTCGAGTACAGCCAGATCACGCTCACCGTGGACGCCGAGGTGGACACCCCCGCGGGCCGCGCGAAGGTACAGGCGGTGGGCAACGAGATCAAAGGGATGCTGGACCGCAAGCACCCGAAGAAGGACTACTCGGTGACGGTCCCGCTGGACAAGCTCGAAGAGGCCGAGCGCGCCCAGAGCCGGTTCACAATGCTGATGGGCGTGATCGCGTTCATCTCGCTGTTCGTGGGCGGGATCGGGATCATGAACATCATGCTCGCGACCGTGACCGAGCGGACCCGCGAGATCGGCATCCGCCGCGCGCTCGGGGCGAAGCGTAAGGACATCGTGCTCCAGTTCCTCGTGGAGGCGGTGGTCCAAACGACAATCGGCGGGCTGCTCGGGGCCGCGATCGGCGTCCTGTCGGTGTACTGCGTGCCCGCCGCGTGGGAGTTGGTCCGCTCGACCGCGTGGTTCGCGTCCGAGGTGCGGCTGCCCGCGAAGCTGCACGTGCTGTCGATTTTCCTGTCGGTGGGCGTGTCGATCCTGGTCGGTATGGTGTTCGGGCTGTACCCCGCGTGGCGTGCCGCGAAGCTCGACCCGATTGAGGCCCTGCGGCACGTGTAG
- the trpE gene encoding anthranilate synthase component I: protein MHFRPTFDEFAALAREHTVVPVYRRLTADTLTPVSAFCKLQEGDWSFLFESVVGGERVGRYSFLGAGPFRTFEAFGTRTVTREGAKTVEGESADPLRVLEDMIGEFRAPHLPGLPRFCGGAVGYAGYDTVRYVERLPNAPNDDRGLPDLSFGFYDRMVVFDHAAKTILAVAHARTRANDDLRAAYAAACRQVDELVERLQRGVADLQLTDIDPKAPRAAAGARPPLASNFTRAGFEAAVEKAREYINAGDAFQIVLSQRFRTETTARPFDIYRALRVVNPSPFMFYLRAGAVTLVGASPEIMCRVENGVITNRPLAGTRRRGATPEEDAQLATELLADPKERAEHIMLVDLARNDVGRVAELGSVKISDLLTVERYSHVMHLSSTVTGKLRPELTAFDAMRASLPAGTLSGAPKVRAMEIIDELEPHRRGPYGGAVGYVDFGGNMDTCIALRTMVLLGQTAYVQAGAGLVADSVPATEYQETVDKAASLLRAIEVAETQL, encoded by the coding sequence ATGCACTTTCGTCCGACGTTCGACGAGTTCGCGGCGCTCGCCCGCGAGCACACCGTTGTCCCCGTGTACCGGCGCCTCACCGCGGACACGCTCACGCCCGTGTCGGCGTTCTGCAAGCTCCAGGAGGGGGACTGGTCGTTCCTGTTCGAGAGCGTCGTCGGTGGGGAGCGGGTGGGGCGGTACAGCTTCCTCGGGGCCGGACCGTTCCGCACGTTCGAGGCGTTCGGCACCCGCACCGTCACCCGCGAGGGCGCGAAGACGGTCGAGGGCGAATCCGCCGATCCGCTCCGCGTGCTGGAAGACATGATCGGCGAGTTCCGGGCGCCGCACCTCCCGGGGCTGCCGCGATTCTGCGGTGGCGCGGTCGGGTACGCCGGGTACGACACCGTTCGCTACGTTGAGCGCCTGCCGAACGCCCCCAACGACGACCGTGGGCTGCCCGACCTCAGCTTTGGCTTCTACGACCGCATGGTGGTGTTCGACCACGCCGCGAAAACGATCCTGGCGGTCGCACACGCCCGAACCCGCGCGAACGACGACCTCCGCGCCGCTTACGCCGCCGCGTGCCGGCAGGTCGATGAGTTGGTGGAGCGGCTCCAGCGCGGCGTCGCGGACCTGCAACTCACCGACATCGACCCGAAGGCCCCCCGCGCCGCCGCGGGCGCCCGCCCGCCCCTGGCCTCCAATTTCACCCGCGCGGGGTTCGAGGCGGCGGTGGAGAAGGCCCGCGAGTACATCAACGCCGGCGACGCGTTCCAGATCGTGCTCAGCCAGCGGTTCCGCACCGAAACGACGGCCCGGCCGTTCGACATCTACCGCGCGCTGCGGGTGGTGAACCCCAGCCCGTTCATGTTCTACCTCCGCGCCGGGGCGGTCACGCTGGTGGGCGCCTCGCCCGAAATCATGTGCCGGGTGGAGAACGGCGTCATCACGAACCGCCCGCTCGCCGGCACCCGGCGCCGCGGCGCCACCCCGGAGGAAGACGCGCAACTGGCGACCGAACTCCTCGCCGACCCCAAGGAGCGGGCCGAGCACATCATGCTCGTGGACCTCGCCCGCAACGACGTGGGCCGCGTCGCCGAACTGGGTAGCGTGAAGATCAGCGACCTGCTGACCGTCGAGCGGTACAGCCACGTCATGCACCTGTCCAGCACCGTGACCGGCAAGCTGAGGCCGGAGTTGACCGCGTTCGACGCGATGCGGGCGAGCCTGCCGGCGGGCACACTGTCGGGGGCGCCGAAGGTGCGGGCGATGGAGATCATCGACGAACTCGAGCCGCACCGCCGCGGCCCTTACGGGGGCGCGGTCGGGTACGTGGACTTCGGCGGCAACATGGACACCTGCATCGCTCTCCGCACGATGGTGCTGCTGGGCCAAACCGCTTACGTTCAGGCCGGCGCCGGTCTGGTCGCGGACAGCGTCCCGGCAACCGAGTATCAGGAAACCGTAGACAAGGCCGCGAGCCTGCTGCGTGCGATCGAAGTGGCCGAGACGCAGTTATGA